In Gordonia phthalatica, one genomic interval encodes:
- a CDS encoding 50S ribosomal protein L25/general stress protein Ctc: MATAPQLATTIRTDKGKGAARRARNAGQVPAVLYGHGTDPKHLLLPNRDLTAILRNNGTNAVVELDIEGAKQLALTKQVDVHPLRNYVEHVDLLIVKRGEKVVVEVNLLIEGDPFSGSLVVQEASTVEIEADALSIPEHIVVSVEGREPGALITAGDLELPGGSTLITDPEATLVAVEAPRADATEDDEDDEDDAEAAAE; the protein is encoded by the coding sequence ATGGCTACCGCCCCGCAGCTCGCCACCACCATCCGCACCGACAAGGGCAAGGGCGCCGCCCGCCGCGCCCGCAACGCCGGCCAGGTTCCCGCCGTCCTGTACGGCCACGGCACCGACCCCAAGCACCTGCTGCTCCCGAACCGCGACCTCACCGCCATCCTGCGTAACAACGGCACCAACGCCGTCGTCGAGCTGGACATCGAGGGCGCCAAGCAGCTCGCCCTGACCAAGCAGGTCGACGTCCACCCGCTGCGCAACTACGTCGAGCACGTCGACCTCCTCATCGTCAAGCGTGGCGAGAAGGTCGTCGTCGAGGTCAACCTCCTCATTGAGGGCGATCCCTTCTCCGGCAGCCTGGTGGTCCAGGAGGCCAGCACCGTCGAGATCGAGGCCGACGCGCTGAGCATCCCCGAGCACATCGTCGTGTCGGTGGAGGGCCGCGAGCCCGGCGCACTGATCACCGCAGGCGATCTGGAACTGCCCGGAGGCTCCACCCTCATCACCGATCCCGAGGCCACCCTGGTCGCCGTCGAGGCTCCCCGGGCAGATGCCACCGAGGACGACGAGGACGACGAGGACGACGCCGAGGCCGCAGCGGAGTAA
- a CDS encoding limonene-1,2-epoxide hydrolase family protein, which translates to MTSEKPTELVHAFFADLAQGRVDAALDRVDEQIVYTNVSLPTVRGKQRFASVMRALNGKHIAFDAAVLAISADDDGVVLTERIDELTVGPLRIQFWVCGRNEVREGRIALWRDYFDFWNCTRGFVRAVAALVVPGLHKPLPNPVSGAV; encoded by the coding sequence ATGACCTCAGAGAAACCGACGGAACTGGTCCACGCCTTCTTCGCAGACCTCGCGCAGGGCCGGGTCGACGCCGCCCTCGACCGCGTCGACGAGCAGATCGTCTACACCAACGTCTCCCTGCCGACCGTGCGCGGCAAGCAGCGCTTCGCGTCGGTGATGCGGGCGCTGAACGGGAAGCATATCGCGTTCGACGCCGCCGTCCTCGCGATCAGTGCCGACGACGACGGTGTGGTCCTGACCGAACGGATCGACGAGTTGACGGTCGGCCCGCTGCGCATTCAGTTCTGGGTCTGCGGCCGCAATGAGGTCCGCGAGGGGCGGATCGCACTGTGGCGCGACTACTTCGACTTCTGGAACTGCACCCGCGGCTTCGTCCGCGCGGTCGCCGCGCTCGTCGTACCCGGCCTGCACAAGCCGCTGCCGAACCCGGTCAGTGGCGCGGTCTAG
- the arsC gene encoding arsenate reductase (glutaredoxin) (This arsenate reductase requires both glutathione and glutaredoxin to convert arsenate to arsenite, after which the efflux transporter formed by ArsA and ArsB can extrude the arsenite from the cell, providing resistance.), which yields MDAKIYHNPRCVTSRNALAKLRDAGVEPEIVKYLDTGWTREQLTAMFDAAGLTPGQAARKREKLYKEMNLAEASDEQILDAMVEHPVLVERPFVVTEKGTRLARPLDKIDELL from the coding sequence GTGGACGCGAAAATTTATCACAATCCCCGTTGCGTGACCTCCCGCAACGCCCTCGCCAAACTGCGCGACGCCGGCGTCGAACCGGAGATCGTCAAGTATCTCGACACCGGCTGGACCCGCGAGCAGTTGACCGCGATGTTCGACGCGGCAGGCCTCACTCCCGGTCAGGCGGCCCGCAAGCGGGAGAAGCTGTACAAGGAGATGAACCTCGCCGAGGCCTCCGACGAGCAGATCCTCGACGCGATGGTCGAGCACCCGGTACTGGTGGAGCGACCGTTCGTCGTCACCGAGAAGGGCACGCGGCTGGCGCGACCGCTCGACAAGATCGACGAACTGCTCTAG
- a CDS encoding ribose-phosphate diphosphokinase yields MTWTTDNKKNLMLFAGRAHPELAQAVSDELGVHLTPQTARDFANGEIFVRFEESVRGSDAFVLQSCPYPMNQWVMETLIMIDALKRGSAKRITAIIPFYPYARQDKKHRGREPISARLIADLFKTAGADRIVTVDLHTDQIQGFFDGPVDHMHAQGQLAEYVRNKYGTENICVVSPDAGRVKVGEKWADSLDGAPLAFVHKTRDPDVPNQIKSNRVVGDVDGKTCVLIDDMIDTGGTIAGAVSVLKDAGAGDVIIATTHGVFSDPAAERLANCGAVEVIATDTLPIPEEKRFENLTVLSIAPLLAQTIMEVFKNGSVTSLFDGVA; encoded by the coding sequence ATGACTTGGACGACCGACAACAAGAAGAATCTCATGCTGTTCGCCGGGCGGGCACACCCCGAACTGGCGCAGGCCGTGTCGGACGAGCTGGGCGTTCACCTCACCCCGCAGACGGCACGCGACTTCGCGAACGGCGAGATCTTCGTCCGCTTCGAGGAGTCGGTCCGCGGCAGCGACGCCTTCGTTCTGCAGAGCTGCCCGTACCCGATGAACCAGTGGGTCATGGAGACCCTCATCATGATCGACGCCCTGAAGCGCGGCTCGGCCAAGCGCATCACCGCGATCATCCCGTTCTACCCGTACGCGCGCCAGGACAAGAAGCACCGCGGTCGTGAGCCCATCTCGGCCCGCCTCATCGCCGATCTGTTCAAGACCGCAGGCGCCGACCGCATCGTCACCGTCGACCTGCACACCGACCAGATCCAGGGCTTCTTCGACGGCCCCGTCGACCACATGCACGCGCAGGGTCAGCTGGCCGAGTACGTCCGCAACAAGTACGGCACCGAGAACATCTGCGTGGTCTCCCCCGACGCCGGCCGCGTCAAGGTCGGCGAGAAGTGGGCCGACTCGCTCGACGGCGCACCGCTGGCGTTCGTGCACAAGACCCGCGATCCCGATGTGCCCAACCAGATCAAGTCGAACCGGGTGGTCGGCGACGTGGACGGCAAGACCTGCGTCCTGATCGACGACATGATCGACACCGGCGGCACCATCGCCGGCGCCGTCTCGGTCCTCAAGGACGCGGGTGCCGGTGACGTCATCATCGCCACCACGCACGGCGTCTTCTCCGACCCGGCCGCCGAGCGCCTCGCCAACTGCGGCGCCGTCGAGGTCATCGCGACCGACACGCTGCCGATCCCGGAGGAGAAGCGCTTCGAGAACCTGACGGTCCTCTCGATCGCGCCGCTGCTCGCTCAGACCATCATGGAGGTCTTCAAGAACGGCTCGGTCACGAGTCTGTTCGACGGCGTCGCCTGA
- the glmU gene encoding bifunctional UDP-N-acetylglucosamine diphosphorylase/glucosamine-1-phosphate N-acetyltransferase GlmU, translating to MQEQSTGSVAVIVLAAGAGTRMKSKTPKILHEIGGRTLVGHALHGAAALNPDHLVAVVSHERERVSAAIGEVAAELGRTVTIAEQDQPLGTGDAARAGMTGLPDDFDGTVIVTVADAPLLDGDTLSALIAEHLRTDSGEAAAVTLTSFIADDPTGYGRIVRAGGPGVDVTTADVLAITEHKDASETERAITEVNAGIYAFSADMLRTGIASLSTDNAQGEYYITDLVAIARDAGRTVHAFTVDDPSVVAGCNDRAQLAELGTELNRRIVRRHMLAGVTVVDPATTWIDVDVEIGQDVRIEPGTQLHGRCVIADDAEIGPDTTLTDVVIGAGASVVRTHGFEAVIGADAHVGPFAYLRPGTELGVEGKIGGFVETKNAKIGNGTKVPHLTYVGDAEIGEHTNIGASSVFVNYDGVNKHKTVIGSHCRTGSDNMFVAPLTIGDGVYTGAGTVLREDVPSGALAVSSGPQRNIEGWVAKKRPGTPAAEAASDAQQNE from the coding sequence ATGCAAGAGCAGTCGACCGGAAGCGTCGCCGTCATCGTGTTGGCCGCAGGCGCCGGCACGCGGATGAAGTCCAAGACGCCGAAGATCCTGCACGAGATCGGCGGACGGACCCTCGTCGGTCATGCCCTGCACGGCGCGGCTGCGCTAAACCCCGACCATCTGGTCGCGGTCGTCAGCCATGAACGTGAACGCGTCTCCGCTGCGATCGGCGAGGTGGCTGCCGAACTGGGCCGCACCGTCACCATCGCCGAGCAGGATCAGCCGCTCGGCACCGGCGACGCCGCCCGCGCCGGGATGACCGGGCTCCCCGACGACTTCGACGGCACCGTCATCGTCACGGTGGCCGACGCTCCCCTGCTCGACGGCGACACCCTGTCCGCGCTGATCGCCGAGCACCTGCGGACCGATTCCGGCGAGGCCGCCGCCGTCACCCTCACCAGCTTCATCGCCGACGACCCCACCGGGTACGGCCGCATCGTCCGTGCGGGAGGGCCGGGCGTCGACGTCACCACCGCCGACGTCCTGGCGATCACCGAGCACAAGGACGCGAGCGAGACCGAACGCGCGATCACCGAAGTGAACGCCGGCATCTACGCCTTCTCCGCCGACATGCTGCGGACCGGCATCGCGAGCCTGTCCACCGACAACGCGCAGGGCGAGTACTACATCACCGACCTCGTGGCGATCGCCCGCGACGCCGGCCGCACCGTCCACGCCTTCACCGTCGACGACCCGAGCGTCGTCGCCGGCTGCAACGACCGCGCACAGCTCGCCGAACTCGGCACCGAGCTGAACCGCCGCATCGTCCGCCGTCACATGCTGGCCGGCGTCACCGTCGTCGACCCCGCCACCACGTGGATCGATGTCGACGTGGAGATCGGGCAGGACGTGCGGATCGAGCCGGGCACCCAGCTGCACGGTCGGTGCGTGATCGCCGACGACGCCGAGATCGGCCCCGACACCACGCTCACCGACGTCGTCATCGGCGCGGGCGCCAGCGTGGTCCGCACCCACGGATTCGAGGCCGTCATCGGCGCGGACGCGCACGTCGGTCCGTTCGCGTATCTCCGCCCCGGCACCGAGCTCGGCGTCGAGGGCAAGATCGGCGGCTTCGTCGAGACCAAGAACGCGAAGATCGGCAACGGCACCAAGGTTCCGCACCTGACCTACGTGGGCGACGCCGAGATCGGCGAGCACACCAACATCGGCGCGTCGAGCGTCTTCGTCAACTACGACGGCGTGAACAAGCACAAGACCGTGATCGGCTCGCACTGCCGTACCGGCAGCGACAACATGTTCGTCGCACCGCTCACGATCGGCGACGGCGTCTACACCGGTGCCGGTACCGTGCTGCGCGAGGACGTCCCCTCCGGCGCCCTCGCGGTGTCGTCCGGGCCGCAGCGCAACATCGAGGGCTGGGTCGCCAAGAAGCGTCCCGGCACCCCTGCCGCCGAGGCCGCGAGCGACGCCCAGCAGAATGAATAG
- a CDS encoding TetR/AcrR family transcriptional regulator, translated as MAISRPADGAEQVHKAPRARMTGAQRRLQLIEVARGLFAERGFEGTSIEEIAQRAGVSKPIVYEHFGGKEGLYAVVVDREMETLLEMVTSSLTKNRSLYRIQQVALALLTYMEERTDGFRILVRGESTSGDDDTRYSSLLNDAISQVEHILAKDFERRGFDPALAPLYAQALVGMVSVTAQWWLDVREPEKEVVAAHLVNLCWNGLTRLDPKPMLVDSEYKEATAPTVHPDLE; from the coding sequence ATGGCGATCAGCAGGCCGGCAGACGGGGCGGAACAGGTCCACAAGGCGCCCCGGGCGCGGATGACAGGAGCGCAGCGCAGGCTGCAGCTCATCGAGGTGGCGCGGGGGCTGTTCGCGGAGCGGGGATTCGAAGGCACGTCGATCGAGGAGATCGCACAGCGTGCCGGCGTCTCGAAGCCGATCGTCTACGAGCACTTCGGGGGAAAGGAAGGCCTCTACGCTGTCGTCGTCGACCGCGAGATGGAGACCCTCCTCGAAATGGTGACGTCGTCTCTGACGAAGAACCGTTCGCTGTATCGCATCCAGCAGGTGGCACTGGCGCTGCTGACCTACATGGAGGAGCGCACGGACGGTTTCCGGATCCTGGTCCGCGGAGAGTCGACCAGCGGTGATGACGACACCCGATACTCGAGTCTGCTGAACGACGCGATCAGCCAGGTGGAGCACATTCTCGCCAAAGACTTCGAGCGACGCGGCTTCGACCCCGCACTGGCACCGCTGTACGCGCAGGCACTGGTCGGGATGGTCTCCGTGACCGCTCAATGGTGGCTGGACGTCCGAGAGCCGGAGAAGGAAGTCGTCGCGGCACACCTGGTCAACCTGTGCTGGAACGGGCTGACCCGTCTCGACCCGAAACCGATGCTCGTCGATTCCGAGTACAAGGAAGCGACCGCGCCTACCGTGCACCCCGACCTGGAGTGA
- a CDS encoding amino acid permease produces the protein MGNSGSDPIEVVDEHRLKGGLKPRHLVMMSLGSAIGAGLFVGSGQGIALAGPAALVAYAVIGLIIVSVMRMLGELAAADPNPGAFSHYVGSALGPGAGFMMGWIWWIQMTIVVAAEALAAASTLHGIVGVMPPWAWALVFMVVFTVLNLSGVSNFGELEFWFSLIKIVAIVVFLVIGAAYLFGWTSEPSPGLSNPGEFLPHGVGGIAAALMVIAFAFGGIEIIAVAAAETADPGPSVTKAIRTIVWRILIFYVGSVAVIMLVLPAGDPRIESGPFEGVLEQAGLPAVATIMGAIIVIALLSSLNVNLYGASRMLFSLSDRRMAPRIATRTAKNGVPIPAVLASIVVGFLMVPATYFWGDEVLERLLSVVGSTLLVTWIAIAAAQLVLRRRSDRDGTALPMKMWGYPYLTILTLLALGGIVVLALTTDSVRNQVLSTGAVAVVLWAIGAYVDRRQVTPGRGAR, from the coding sequence GTGGGTAACTCTGGATCCGATCCGATCGAGGTCGTTGACGAACACCGTCTGAAGGGTGGGCTCAAGCCCCGCCATCTGGTGATGATGAGCTTGGGCTCCGCGATCGGTGCCGGCCTGTTCGTCGGCTCCGGTCAAGGCATCGCGCTCGCCGGCCCGGCCGCGCTGGTCGCGTACGCGGTGATCGGGTTGATCATCGTGTCGGTGATGCGGATGCTCGGAGAACTCGCCGCCGCCGACCCCAACCCCGGTGCCTTCTCCCATTACGTGGGGAGCGCCCTCGGCCCGGGTGCCGGATTCATGATGGGGTGGATCTGGTGGATTCAGATGACGATCGTCGTGGCTGCCGAGGCACTGGCCGCCGCATCGACCCTCCACGGGATCGTGGGAGTCATGCCCCCGTGGGCGTGGGCGCTCGTGTTCATGGTCGTTTTCACCGTCCTCAATCTCAGCGGCGTCTCGAACTTCGGTGAATTGGAGTTCTGGTTCTCGCTGATCAAGATCGTCGCCATCGTCGTGTTCCTCGTAATCGGCGCCGCCTATCTCTTCGGATGGACCTCGGAGCCCTCCCCTGGACTCAGCAACCCCGGCGAGTTCCTCCCCCACGGTGTCGGCGGGATCGCCGCTGCCCTGATGGTCATCGCCTTCGCTTTCGGCGGCATCGAAATCATCGCCGTGGCCGCGGCCGAGACCGCCGATCCCGGCCCCAGCGTCACCAAGGCGATCCGCACCATCGTGTGGCGCATCCTCATCTTCTACGTCGGATCCGTAGCCGTGATCATGCTGGTCCTGCCTGCGGGCGATCCCCGCATCGAGAGCGGACCGTTCGAGGGAGTCCTCGAGCAGGCCGGACTGCCCGCGGTCGCCACGATCATGGGCGCAATCATCGTCATCGCCTTGCTGTCGTCGCTGAACGTCAATCTCTACGGTGCGTCGCGCATGCTCTTCTCATTGTCGGACCGACGCATGGCGCCTCGGATCGCCACGCGAACCGCGAAGAACGGCGTGCCGATACCCGCCGTTCTGGCGAGCATCGTCGTCGGATTCCTGATGGTTCCCGCCACCTACTTCTGGGGCGACGAAGTCCTCGAACGTCTGCTGTCCGTAGTCGGATCGACGTTGCTGGTCACGTGGATCGCGATCGCCGCCGCACAGCTGGTCCTGCGCCGTCGCTCCGATCGGGACGGTACAGCGCTTCCGATGAAGATGTGGGGATACCCCTACCTGACCATCCTCACGCTCCTCGCGCTCGGCGGGATCGTCGTTCTCGCGCTCACCACCGACTCCGTCCGCAATCAGGTCTTATCGACCGGAGCCGTGGCGGTCGTGCTCTGGGCGATCGGCGCATACGTCGACCGCCGGCAGGTCACTCCAGGTCGGGGTGCACGGTAG
- a CDS encoding GNAT family N-acetyltransferase, translating to MPSIRPATVDDLPAVADIYRYYVENSVATFDLEPLSVAQWEAKLGRIRDAGRPFIVMEDDDSGAVLGYAYLGVYRGKAGWAHTAEDSIYLRPESAGRGLGRVLLQGLLDATDRSVTHNVMAVISDEVAASVALHRKVGFVEVGRTADVGRKFDRWLGAVYMQYAFTD from the coding sequence ATGCCGTCCATCCGCCCCGCCACCGTCGACGATCTCCCCGCCGTCGCCGACATCTACCGCTATTACGTCGAGAACTCGGTCGCGACGTTCGACCTCGAGCCGCTCTCCGTCGCACAGTGGGAGGCGAAACTCGGGCGGATCCGGGATGCCGGCCGACCGTTCATCGTCATGGAGGACGACGATTCAGGTGCGGTCCTCGGCTACGCGTACCTCGGTGTCTACCGTGGCAAGGCCGGGTGGGCGCACACGGCGGAGGACAGCATCTATCTGCGGCCGGAGTCGGCGGGTCGCGGCCTCGGTAGGGTACTTCTCCAAGGCCTGCTCGACGCGACCGACCGCAGCGTGACACACAACGTGATGGCGGTGATCTCCGACGAGGTGGCTGCGTCGGTGGCGCTGCACCGGAAGGTCGGGTTCGTCGAAGTGGGGCGGACCGCCGATGTCGGGAGGAAGTTCGACCGCTGGCTCGGAGCGGTCTACATGCAGTACGCGTTCACGGACTGA
- a CDS encoding copper chaperone PCu(A)C produces the protein MAIRRLLTRSLNRSAALTAAVILLLIALVACGGETSDSRDADAITVSDQWVKAADSGMTAAFATLHNSSDRDIRIVSAHTAAARTTEMHEVVDNGTGGTTMRQKDGGFVIPAKGSVNLTPGSEHFMLMELPKPITTGQNVAFTIRFEDGSTVGFQALARDFDGNQENYAPDGEHEGMGK, from the coding sequence ATGGCGATCCGCCGTCTCCTCACCCGTTCCCTCAACCGTTCCGCCGCACTCACCGCGGCCGTCATCCTCCTGCTGATCGCGCTCGTCGCCTGCGGAGGCGAGACCTCCGACAGTCGCGACGCCGACGCGATCACGGTCTCCGACCAGTGGGTCAAGGCCGCAGACTCCGGCATGACGGCCGCGTTCGCGACCCTCCACAACTCCTCCGACCGCGACATCCGGATCGTGTCCGCCCACACCGCGGCCGCCCGCACCACCGAGATGCACGAGGTGGTCGACAACGGTACCGGCGGCACCACCATGCGCCAGAAAGACGGCGGCTTCGTGATCCCCGCCAAGGGCTCCGTGAACCTGACCCCGGGCTCCGAACACTTCATGCTGATGGAACTGCCCAAGCCCATCACCACCGGCCAGAACGTCGCGTTCACCATCCGCTTCGAAGACGGCTCCACCGTCGGATTCCAGGCGCTCGCCCGCGACTTCGACGGCAACCAGGAGAACTACGCGCCCGACGGAGAGCACGAGGGGATGGGCAAGTGA
- a CDS encoding Dyp-type peroxidase: protein MTPPLVSRRAVLVGGAGLAGLGIGAATVGLTREPDVAPGSGTLPFYGARQSGITTPPTAHAQYIGLDLVDPADVPTLQGVLNLWTQDAARLTQAQPSLSDTEPELATLAGNLTATVGVGDRIFRAPALTRLRPSWLQPLPSFSIDRLDPRWGQTDLLLSLASDDPVVLAHATRMLTASVRRSVRVRWVQRGFRNSPGMTTGTMRNLFGQVDGTVQPASDTYDNLLWDDGAEQSWMADGTSLVLRRISMNMDTWEAIDRRGRELSMGRTLDTGAPLTGTDEFDDPVFSATRGGIPVIPASSHIARAHRRHDREQFLRRAYNYDDPPEPGSADTSNSGLLFAAYQRNPVTQYVPVQQRLADHDDLNTWTTPIGSAVYAMLPGATESRPLGASLFDAAGRGSGGAPQK from the coding sequence GTGACACCGCCGCTCGTCTCCCGGCGGGCGGTGCTCGTCGGCGGAGCCGGGCTGGCGGGCCTCGGCATCGGGGCCGCGACGGTGGGCTTGACGCGCGAGCCCGACGTCGCACCCGGCTCCGGCACCCTGCCGTTCTACGGCGCACGACAGTCCGGGATCACCACGCCTCCGACCGCGCACGCCCAGTACATCGGCCTCGACCTCGTCGACCCCGCCGACGTCCCGACCCTTCAAGGCGTTCTCAACCTGTGGACGCAGGACGCGGCGCGCCTCACCCAGGCGCAGCCCAGCCTCTCCGACACCGAACCGGAACTCGCGACCCTGGCCGGCAACCTGACCGCGACGGTCGGCGTCGGCGATCGCATCTTCCGGGCACCGGCGCTCACGAGGCTGCGGCCGTCGTGGTTGCAACCGCTGCCGTCGTTCTCCATCGACCGGCTGGATCCGAGATGGGGCCAGACCGACCTGCTGCTCAGCCTGGCGTCCGACGATCCTGTCGTCCTCGCGCACGCCACCCGCATGCTGACGGCGTCGGTTCGCCGCAGCGTTCGCGTCCGCTGGGTGCAGCGCGGCTTCCGCAACAGTCCCGGCATGACGACGGGCACCATGCGGAACCTGTTCGGGCAGGTCGACGGCACCGTCCAACCCGCGTCCGACACCTACGACAACCTGCTGTGGGACGACGGTGCCGAACAGTCGTGGATGGCCGACGGCACCAGCCTGGTGCTGCGGCGCATTTCGATGAACATGGACACGTGGGAGGCGATTGACCGCCGCGGACGGGAACTGTCGATGGGGCGGACCCTCGACACCGGCGCGCCGCTGACCGGGACCGACGAGTTCGACGACCCCGTCTTCAGCGCGACGCGCGGCGGCATCCCGGTGATCCCGGCGTCGTCGCACATCGCGCGGGCGCACCGCCGCCACGACCGCGAGCAGTTCCTGCGGCGCGCCTACAACTACGACGACCCGCCCGAGCCCGGCTCGGCGGACACGTCGAACAGTGGGCTCCTGTTCGCCGCCTACCAGCGGAATCCGGTGACGCAGTACGTACCGGTGCAGCAGCGGCTGGCCGACCACGACGACCTCAACACGTGGACCACGCCGATCGGTTCGGCGGTCTACGCGATGCTGCCGGGCGCCACCGAATCACGACCGCTGGGGGCGTCGCTGTTCGACGCCGCCGGTCGTGGCAGCGGAGGTGCGCCGCAGAAGTAG